Proteins encoded together in one Oncorhynchus mykiss isolate Arlee chromosome 7, USDA_OmykA_1.1, whole genome shotgun sequence window:
- the LOC110528009 gene encoding 4'-phosphopantetheine phosphatase isoform X1, with amino-acid sequence MSTSKMAAGCERVDSGHSMDKSITLPPDEIFRNLENAKRFAIDIGGSLTKLAYYSTVQHKVAKVRSFDHTAKETEGDPLYEISMQEEMSARLHFIKFENAYIETCLDFIKDHLVNTDTKVIKATGGGAHKFKDLIEKKLKLRVDKEDEMTCLIKGCNFVLRNITHEAFVYVKHADSEFRFQNTHPDIFPYLLINIGSGVSIFKVESEDTFERVGGSSIGGGTFWGLGALLTKTKRFDELLQLASKGQHTNVDMLVKDIYGGSYGSLGLTGDLIASSFGKSATPDKEFSKEDMAKSLLHMISNDIGQLACLYARLHNLTRVYFGGFFIRGHPVTMHTITYSINFFTKGEVQALFLRHEGYLGTIGAFLKGAEEDNPNQYSWGENYAGSSGLMSTSPDLNPMQRARSGTFSFDMLEMDRLERQLVNLPLLQDPSSYIPDTVDLSEDALAREYWLYCFEEALDGVVKRAVASQPDLPEAAERAEKFRHKYQHKLQTLRHQPFAYGSLTVRSLLDTREHCLNEFNFPDPYSKIKQGENDMALKYFQKAVKSLGELSWEQRQFALVRGLLAGNVFDWGAKAVSDVLESDPEFGFEHAKLQLEERPWLVDAYDQWLERLKGPPHKCALFFVDNSGIDIILGVFPFVRELICRGTEVVLASNSSPALNDVTNSELQILTERIAAMDLVIQSAVKEDRLTLVQSGSSSPCLDLSRLDKVLAGVVRERHVDLVIIEGMGRAIHTNYYAILSCESLKMAVIKNSWLADRLGGKLFSVVFKYEVPPGHKTTTLDHVPVTPS; translated from the exons GAGACTGAGGGTGACCCCCTCTATGAGATCTCTATGCAGGAGGAGATGTCGGCTCGCCTTCACTTCATCAAATTTGAAAATGCCTATATCGAAACCTGCCTGGACTTTATCAAAGACCACCTGGTCAACACTGACACCAAAGTCATCAAAGCCACCGGTGGAGGGGCTCACAAGTTTAAAGATCTCATAGAGAAGAAACTGAAACTCAG GGTGGACAAGGAGGATGAAATGACATGCCTGATCAAGGGCTGCAACTTTGTGCTGAGGAATATCACCCATGAGGCCTTCGTCTATGTCAAGCATGCAGACTCTGAGTTCCGCTTCCAGAACACTCACCCTGACATTTTCCCTTACCTGCTCATCAACATCGGCTCAGGGGTGTCCATTTTCAAG GTTGAATCAGAGGATACATTTGAGCGTGTTGGAGGAAGCTCCATAGGTGGGGGGACATTCTGGGGCCTTGGAGCATTGCTCACAAAAACAAAG AGGTTTGATGAACTCCTTCAGTTGGCCTCGAAGGGGCAGCACACAAATGTTGACATGTTGGTCAAAGACATCTACGGGGGATCTTATGGGTCCTTGGGCTTGACTGGGGACCTTATTGCAAGCAGCTTTGGAAAATCTGCTACTCCTGACAAAG AGTTCTCTAAAGAAGACATGGCTAAGAGCCTGCTCCATATGATCAGCAATGACATTGGGCAGCTGGCCTGCCTCTATGCCCGGCTCCACAACTTGACCAGGGTCTACTTTGGGGGTTTCTTCATCCGAGGACACCCTGTCACTATGCACACCATCACTTACAGCATCAACTTCTTCACCAAG GGTGAAGTCCAGGCACTCTTCCTGAGGCATGAAGGCTATCTGGGGACTATTGGAGCCTTCCTTAAGGGAGCAGAGGAAGACA ATCCTAACCAATACAGTTGGGGGGAGAACTATGCTGGGAGCTCTGGCCTTATGAGTACTTCTCCTGACCTGAACCCCATGCAACGTGCACGTAGTGGAACA TTTTCC TTTGACATGTTGGAGATGGACCGTCTGGAGAGGCAGCTGGTGAATCTGCCCCTGCTGCAGGACCCGTCCTCCTACATCCCAGACACAGTGGACCTCTCAGAGGACGCCCTTGCACGGGAGTACTGGCTCTACTGCTTCGAGGAGGCCCTGGATGGG GTGGTGAAGAGAGCTGTTGCCAGCCAGCCTGATCTTCCAGAGGCCGCTGAACGAGCAGAGAAGTTCCGTCACAAGTACCAGCACAAGCTTCAGACCCTCCGCCACCAGCCTTT TGCTTATGGATCCCTCACTGTAAGAAGTCTGTTAGACACAAGAGAACACTGTTTAAACGAGTTCAACTTCCCTGACCCATACTCAAAG ATCAAGCAGGGGGAGAACGACATGGCCCTCAAGTACTTCCAGAAGGCAGTCAAGTCCCTGGGGGAGCTGAGCTGGGAGCAGAGGCAGTTTGCCCTGGTCAGGGGCCTCCTGGCTGGGAACGTCTTCGATTGGGGAGCCAAGGCTGTATCGGA TGTTCTGGAGTCTGATCCGGAGTTTGGCTTTGAACATGCAAAACTGCAGTTGGAAG AGCGGCCGTGGCTTGTGGATGCCTATGACCAATGGCTCGAGAGACTGAAG GGCCCACCTCATAAGTGTGCATTGTTTTTCGTAGATAATAGTGGAATAGACATCATACTTGGAGTGTTCCCATTTGTCAGAGAGCTTATCTGCAGGGGAACAGAG GTTGTCCTTGCCAGCAACTCTAGCCCAGCTCTGAATGATGTAACAAACAGTGAGCTGCAGATCTTGACTGAAAGAATAGCTGCAATGGATTTAGTCATACA GTCTGCTGTGAAGGAGGACAGGCTGACGCTAGTCCAGAGTGGCTCCAGCTCTCCTTGCTTAGATTTGAG CCGTCTTGACAAGGTGTTGGCTGGGGTTGTGCGAGAGCGCCATGTAGACCTGGTGATCATCGAGGGCATGGGCCGGGCCATCCACACCAACTACTACGCCATATTGAGCTGCGAGAGCCTCAAGATGGCTGTCATCAAGaactcctggctggctgaccggCTGGGGGGCAAGCTCTTCAGCGTGGTCTTCAAGTATGAGGTGCCACCAGGCCACAAAACCACCACCCTGGATCATGTTCCAGTGACACCTTCATAA
- the LOC110528009 gene encoding 4'-phosphopantetheine phosphatase isoform X2, with amino-acid sequence MSTSKMAAGCERVDSGHSMDKSITLPPDEIFRNLENAKRFAIDIGGSLTKLAYYSTVQHKVAKVRSFDHTAKETEGDPLYEISMQEEMSARLHFIKFENAYIETCLDFIKDHLVNTDTKVIKATGGGAHKFKDLIEKKLKLRVDKEDEMTCLIKGCNFVLRNITHEAFVYVKHADSEFRFQNTHPDIFPYLLINIGSGVSIFKVESEDTFERVGGSSIGGGTFWGLGALLTKTKRFDELLQLASKGQHTNVDMLVKDIYGGSYGSLGLTGDLIASSFGKSATPDKEFSKEDMAKSLLHMISNDIGQLACLYARLHNLTRVYFGGFFIRGHPVTMHTITYSINFFTKGEVQALFLRHEGYLGTIGAFLKGAEEDNPNQYSWGENYAGSSGLMSTSPDLNPMQRARSGTFDMLEMDRLERQLVNLPLLQDPSSYIPDTVDLSEDALAREYWLYCFEEALDGVVKRAVASQPDLPEAAERAEKFRHKYQHKLQTLRHQPFAYGSLTVRSLLDTREHCLNEFNFPDPYSKIKQGENDMALKYFQKAVKSLGELSWEQRQFALVRGLLAGNVFDWGAKAVSDVLESDPEFGFEHAKLQLEERPWLVDAYDQWLERLKGPPHKCALFFVDNSGIDIILGVFPFVRELICRGTEVVLASNSSPALNDVTNSELQILTERIAAMDLVIQSAVKEDRLTLVQSGSSSPCLDLSRLDKVLAGVVRERHVDLVIIEGMGRAIHTNYYAILSCESLKMAVIKNSWLADRLGGKLFSVVFKYEVPPGHKTTTLDHVPVTPS; translated from the exons GAGACTGAGGGTGACCCCCTCTATGAGATCTCTATGCAGGAGGAGATGTCGGCTCGCCTTCACTTCATCAAATTTGAAAATGCCTATATCGAAACCTGCCTGGACTTTATCAAAGACCACCTGGTCAACACTGACACCAAAGTCATCAAAGCCACCGGTGGAGGGGCTCACAAGTTTAAAGATCTCATAGAGAAGAAACTGAAACTCAG GGTGGACAAGGAGGATGAAATGACATGCCTGATCAAGGGCTGCAACTTTGTGCTGAGGAATATCACCCATGAGGCCTTCGTCTATGTCAAGCATGCAGACTCTGAGTTCCGCTTCCAGAACACTCACCCTGACATTTTCCCTTACCTGCTCATCAACATCGGCTCAGGGGTGTCCATTTTCAAG GTTGAATCAGAGGATACATTTGAGCGTGTTGGAGGAAGCTCCATAGGTGGGGGGACATTCTGGGGCCTTGGAGCATTGCTCACAAAAACAAAG AGGTTTGATGAACTCCTTCAGTTGGCCTCGAAGGGGCAGCACACAAATGTTGACATGTTGGTCAAAGACATCTACGGGGGATCTTATGGGTCCTTGGGCTTGACTGGGGACCTTATTGCAAGCAGCTTTGGAAAATCTGCTACTCCTGACAAAG AGTTCTCTAAAGAAGACATGGCTAAGAGCCTGCTCCATATGATCAGCAATGACATTGGGCAGCTGGCCTGCCTCTATGCCCGGCTCCACAACTTGACCAGGGTCTACTTTGGGGGTTTCTTCATCCGAGGACACCCTGTCACTATGCACACCATCACTTACAGCATCAACTTCTTCACCAAG GGTGAAGTCCAGGCACTCTTCCTGAGGCATGAAGGCTATCTGGGGACTATTGGAGCCTTCCTTAAGGGAGCAGAGGAAGACA ATCCTAACCAATACAGTTGGGGGGAGAACTATGCTGGGAGCTCTGGCCTTATGAGTACTTCTCCTGACCTGAACCCCATGCAACGTGCACGTAGTGGAACA TTTGACATGTTGGAGATGGACCGTCTGGAGAGGCAGCTGGTGAATCTGCCCCTGCTGCAGGACCCGTCCTCCTACATCCCAGACACAGTGGACCTCTCAGAGGACGCCCTTGCACGGGAGTACTGGCTCTACTGCTTCGAGGAGGCCCTGGATGGG GTGGTGAAGAGAGCTGTTGCCAGCCAGCCTGATCTTCCAGAGGCCGCTGAACGAGCAGAGAAGTTCCGTCACAAGTACCAGCACAAGCTTCAGACCCTCCGCCACCAGCCTTT TGCTTATGGATCCCTCACTGTAAGAAGTCTGTTAGACACAAGAGAACACTGTTTAAACGAGTTCAACTTCCCTGACCCATACTCAAAG ATCAAGCAGGGGGAGAACGACATGGCCCTCAAGTACTTCCAGAAGGCAGTCAAGTCCCTGGGGGAGCTGAGCTGGGAGCAGAGGCAGTTTGCCCTGGTCAGGGGCCTCCTGGCTGGGAACGTCTTCGATTGGGGAGCCAAGGCTGTATCGGA TGTTCTGGAGTCTGATCCGGAGTTTGGCTTTGAACATGCAAAACTGCAGTTGGAAG AGCGGCCGTGGCTTGTGGATGCCTATGACCAATGGCTCGAGAGACTGAAG GGCCCACCTCATAAGTGTGCATTGTTTTTCGTAGATAATAGTGGAATAGACATCATACTTGGAGTGTTCCCATTTGTCAGAGAGCTTATCTGCAGGGGAACAGAG GTTGTCCTTGCCAGCAACTCTAGCCCAGCTCTGAATGATGTAACAAACAGTGAGCTGCAGATCTTGACTGAAAGAATAGCTGCAATGGATTTAGTCATACA GTCTGCTGTGAAGGAGGACAGGCTGACGCTAGTCCAGAGTGGCTCCAGCTCTCCTTGCTTAGATTTGAG CCGTCTTGACAAGGTGTTGGCTGGGGTTGTGCGAGAGCGCCATGTAGACCTGGTGATCATCGAGGGCATGGGCCGGGCCATCCACACCAACTACTACGCCATATTGAGCTGCGAGAGCCTCAAGATGGCTGTCATCAAGaactcctggctggctgaccggCTGGGGGGCAAGCTCTTCAGCGTGGTCTTCAAGTATGAGGTGCCACCAGGCCACAAAACCACCACCCTGGATCATGTTCCAGTGACACCTTCATAA
- the LOC110528009 gene encoding 4'-phosphopantetheine phosphatase isoform X3, producing MQEEMSARLHFIKFENAYIETCLDFIKDHLVNTDTKVIKATGGGAHKFKDLIEKKLKLRVDKEDEMTCLIKGCNFVLRNITHEAFVYVKHADSEFRFQNTHPDIFPYLLINIGSGVSIFKVESEDTFERVGGSSIGGGTFWGLGALLTKTKRFDELLQLASKGQHTNVDMLVKDIYGGSYGSLGLTGDLIASSFGKSATPDKEFSKEDMAKSLLHMISNDIGQLACLYARLHNLTRVYFGGFFIRGHPVTMHTITYSINFFTKGEVQALFLRHEGYLGTIGAFLKGAEEDNPNQYSWGENYAGSSGLMSTSPDLNPMQRARSGTFSFDMLEMDRLERQLVNLPLLQDPSSYIPDTVDLSEDALAREYWLYCFEEALDGVVKRAVASQPDLPEAAERAEKFRHKYQHKLQTLRHQPFAYGSLTVRSLLDTREHCLNEFNFPDPYSKIKQGENDMALKYFQKAVKSLGELSWEQRQFALVRGLLAGNVFDWGAKAVSDVLESDPEFGFEHAKLQLEERPWLVDAYDQWLERLKGPPHKCALFFVDNSGIDIILGVFPFVRELICRGTEVVLASNSSPALNDVTNSELQILTERIAAMDLVIQSAVKEDRLTLVQSGSSSPCLDLSRLDKVLAGVVRERHVDLVIIEGMGRAIHTNYYAILSCESLKMAVIKNSWLADRLGGKLFSVVFKYEVPPGHKTTTLDHVPVTPS from the exons ATGCAGGAGGAGATGTCGGCTCGCCTTCACTTCATCAAATTTGAAAATGCCTATATCGAAACCTGCCTGGACTTTATCAAAGACCACCTGGTCAACACTGACACCAAAGTCATCAAAGCCACCGGTGGAGGGGCTCACAAGTTTAAAGATCTCATAGAGAAGAAACTGAAACTCAG GGTGGACAAGGAGGATGAAATGACATGCCTGATCAAGGGCTGCAACTTTGTGCTGAGGAATATCACCCATGAGGCCTTCGTCTATGTCAAGCATGCAGACTCTGAGTTCCGCTTCCAGAACACTCACCCTGACATTTTCCCTTACCTGCTCATCAACATCGGCTCAGGGGTGTCCATTTTCAAG GTTGAATCAGAGGATACATTTGAGCGTGTTGGAGGAAGCTCCATAGGTGGGGGGACATTCTGGGGCCTTGGAGCATTGCTCACAAAAACAAAG AGGTTTGATGAACTCCTTCAGTTGGCCTCGAAGGGGCAGCACACAAATGTTGACATGTTGGTCAAAGACATCTACGGGGGATCTTATGGGTCCTTGGGCTTGACTGGGGACCTTATTGCAAGCAGCTTTGGAAAATCTGCTACTCCTGACAAAG AGTTCTCTAAAGAAGACATGGCTAAGAGCCTGCTCCATATGATCAGCAATGACATTGGGCAGCTGGCCTGCCTCTATGCCCGGCTCCACAACTTGACCAGGGTCTACTTTGGGGGTTTCTTCATCCGAGGACACCCTGTCACTATGCACACCATCACTTACAGCATCAACTTCTTCACCAAG GGTGAAGTCCAGGCACTCTTCCTGAGGCATGAAGGCTATCTGGGGACTATTGGAGCCTTCCTTAAGGGAGCAGAGGAAGACA ATCCTAACCAATACAGTTGGGGGGAGAACTATGCTGGGAGCTCTGGCCTTATGAGTACTTCTCCTGACCTGAACCCCATGCAACGTGCACGTAGTGGAACA TTTTCC TTTGACATGTTGGAGATGGACCGTCTGGAGAGGCAGCTGGTGAATCTGCCCCTGCTGCAGGACCCGTCCTCCTACATCCCAGACACAGTGGACCTCTCAGAGGACGCCCTTGCACGGGAGTACTGGCTCTACTGCTTCGAGGAGGCCCTGGATGGG GTGGTGAAGAGAGCTGTTGCCAGCCAGCCTGATCTTCCAGAGGCCGCTGAACGAGCAGAGAAGTTCCGTCACAAGTACCAGCACAAGCTTCAGACCCTCCGCCACCAGCCTTT TGCTTATGGATCCCTCACTGTAAGAAGTCTGTTAGACACAAGAGAACACTGTTTAAACGAGTTCAACTTCCCTGACCCATACTCAAAG ATCAAGCAGGGGGAGAACGACATGGCCCTCAAGTACTTCCAGAAGGCAGTCAAGTCCCTGGGGGAGCTGAGCTGGGAGCAGAGGCAGTTTGCCCTGGTCAGGGGCCTCCTGGCTGGGAACGTCTTCGATTGGGGAGCCAAGGCTGTATCGGA TGTTCTGGAGTCTGATCCGGAGTTTGGCTTTGAACATGCAAAACTGCAGTTGGAAG AGCGGCCGTGGCTTGTGGATGCCTATGACCAATGGCTCGAGAGACTGAAG GGCCCACCTCATAAGTGTGCATTGTTTTTCGTAGATAATAGTGGAATAGACATCATACTTGGAGTGTTCCCATTTGTCAGAGAGCTTATCTGCAGGGGAACAGAG GTTGTCCTTGCCAGCAACTCTAGCCCAGCTCTGAATGATGTAACAAACAGTGAGCTGCAGATCTTGACTGAAAGAATAGCTGCAATGGATTTAGTCATACA GTCTGCTGTGAAGGAGGACAGGCTGACGCTAGTCCAGAGTGGCTCCAGCTCTCCTTGCTTAGATTTGAG CCGTCTTGACAAGGTGTTGGCTGGGGTTGTGCGAGAGCGCCATGTAGACCTGGTGATCATCGAGGGCATGGGCCGGGCCATCCACACCAACTACTACGCCATATTGAGCTGCGAGAGCCTCAAGATGGCTGTCATCAAGaactcctggctggctgaccggCTGGGGGGCAAGCTCTTCAGCGTGGTCTTCAAGTATGAGGTGCCACCAGGCCACAAAACCACCACCCTGGATCATGTTCCAGTGACACCTTCATAA